Proteins encoded within one genomic window of Bombus terrestris chromosome 11, iyBomTerr1.2, whole genome shotgun sequence:
- the LOC100643540 gene encoding MATH and LRR domain-containing protein PFE0570w: MATNDALMIFLANTVQENEKILQESCLKSQINIKHKKDYDKLFIRLNYICQMKATKDGVQLNSWCKKNVISYIYGPISGFPSGSWWGIRMDCSRDRVHDPFDENIQNGPFGVTSICTSNINLNEDVDLGNSLTLTGQKYSAGTLEKDPLIKNYENQVPVRLIRSYNLFNDFAPKTGYRYDGLYIVTNFWIGVNTDSIKYYKFALSRLNDQEPPSWSTKLTPLAISNHPSTLHSSSTPLQNCLKNSAPNMYEFKKYSHGSELIIQKGKHENSDGFLQTQNIENKKVDETKKGVIESAIVTRHVFKKLNTNTECTINIPNMPIMPENKSLTHIGNKGSKTHNTNISIRTGLYNSSHSTQNDSKKNTSSLFYRTVKAINIVKTNQHIENWNLSNKDKNKNLDGKTQTIISNEFPKRVNYISLNTVKPELMKLKFPKGVNAEINCDTNDTSLNSCYRLECNSTHKEITNDSKDVCNNIVNSSNTTTNMLNMTNCMYKNEISPHKVVSKELQQFKSIDSLPPDKIVHLINSKNHPLSKLLMGNMIGLTSEQSVALQTEDVITTKPEIKDKIVTRNSGKEKMKEKTKFEVISDDLNGSRCYKFRRRRKLSRKTINKSEILKYNKIHNEKFKKETVQSLDILEYPGKSREKTDICKNLKNKSIKKKTVQKRELSDSTRYIKKNAGSTIGARIHLQAVRKIDSSIKKHINKKKIREITNLLIDAKIGPKIRGPRYRRLRCINKCTEQSCEHFNTAMYTLNKCKVNSDRSTFQDRNKLTKITHCKRVKSQTKNVKMSKTLNFNHSKIGKNLTTSKKSDKNYIAKPAINNNNNNMKNNDNDNVDNNNRDKNKRSRYTKKNVKIVENNDITIKDRKRKLMQTICRNSKCNKINEELQKSYKKEISKPCKTDAVTQCSLLQEPAIKNLKLNDFVQNNVRNEQYTFIKIEYGSDFKDMKSEIYETTKLGDKNRGHHSTFRSSTEKCVSCTKTASNLQHPINSNVLLSSNTLSAKEQNKFSPERVSAFVPVNILDNDLKIARLRSIGFKPIDFSNSDEGINSQDKRNKVLKQSVTEKYNKYTNEENDIVVYMDDELQYQDIEDEDKNSSSTRDKTLNSKMYTEQLNKMILEKEPYNSLLEQDLESPWHGWKKIVTNKDTYWIGW; this comes from the exons ATGGCTACAAATGATGCTTTAATGATCTTTCTTGCAAACACTGttcaagaaaatgaaaagatattACAGGAGTCATGTCTCAAAAGTCAA ataaatattaaacataagAAAGATTACGACAAGTTGTTTATCAGACTTAATTACATCTGTCAAATGAAAGCAACCAAAGATGGAGTGCAGTTAAATTCTTGGTGTAAAAAAAAC gttataagttatatatatgGACCTATCTCAGGATTTCCATCTGGTTCGTGGTGGGGTATCCGTATGGATTGTTCTAGAGATCGTGTTCATGACCCCTtcgatgaaaatattcaaaatggaCCATTTGGAGTTACTTCAATTTGTACTTCAAATATTAACCTAAATGAAGATGTAGATTTGGGTAATTCTCTTACTCTTACAGGACAAAAGTATTCTGCTGGTACATTAGAAAAAGATccacttattaaaaattatgaaaatcaagTACCAGTGAGATTAATTAGAagctataatttatttaatgacTTTGCACCTAAAACAGGTTATAGATATGATGGTTTGTATATTGTAACAAACTTTTGGATAGGTGTAAATACagattctataaaatattataaatttgctTTGTCACGGTTAAACGATCAAGAGCCACCGTCGTGGAGTACCAAACTGACTCCTTTAGCTATAAGTAATCATCCATCTACTTTACATTCTTCTTCTACACCTTTACAAAACTGCTTAAAAAATTCTGCTCCAAATatgtatgaatttaaaaaatattcacatGGTTCTGAACTTATAATTCAAAAAGGGAAACATGAAAACTCAGATGGATTTTTACAAActcaaaatattgaaaacaaAAAGGTAGATGAAACAAAGAAAGGTGTAATTGAAAGTGCAATAGTGACTCGCCATgtatttaaaaagttaaataCTAATACAGAGTGTACAATAAATATACCAAACATGCCTATTATGCCAGAAAACAAATCATTAACTCATATTGGAAACAAAGGATCTAAAACCCATAATACAAACATTTCTATACGTACAGGATTATATAATTCATCTCACAGCACACAAAACGATAGTAAGAAAAATACGTCATCACTATTTTATAGAACGGTTAAAGcaattaatattgtaaaaacTAATCAACACATAGAAAATTGGAATTTATccaacaaagataaaaataaaaatctagaTGGTAAAACTCAAACAATCATATCAAACGAATTTCCTAAGcgtgttaattatatttctcttaACACAGTAAAACcagaattaatgaaattaaaatttcctaaAGGTGTCAATGCAGAAATAAATTGCGATACAAATGATACAAGTTTAAATTCTTGTTATAGACTTGAATGCAATAGTACACATAAAGAAATAACTAACGATTCCAAAGACGTATGTAACAATATCGTAAATTCATCCAATACAACAACTAATATGTTAAACATGACAAACTGtatgtataaaaatgaaatttcaccaCATAAAGTGGTATCCAAAGAATTACAGCAATTCAAATCAATTGATTCATTGCCACCAGATAAAATTGTTCATTTGATTAACAGCAAAAACCATCCTTTATCAAAATTACTAATGGGTAATATGATAGGGTTAACGTCGGAACAATCTGTAGCATTACAAACAGAAGACGTAATAACAACCAAGCCAGAAATCAAAGATAAGATAGTAACTCGAAATAGTggtaaagaaaaaatgaaagaaaagactAAATTTGAAGTTATTTCAGATGATTTAAATGGATCAAGATGTTACAAATTTAGAAGACGCAGAAAACTGTCTAGAAAAACAATAAATAAGTcagaaatactaaaatataataaaatacataatgaaaagtttaaaaaagaaactgtacAGTCTTTAGATATCTTAGAATATCCTGGAAAAAGTAGAGAGAAAACggatatttgcaagaatttaaaaaataaaagtataaaaaagaaaacagtacAAAAGAGAGAACTGTCAGATTCAACaagatatattaaaaagaatGCTGGAAGTACAATAGGAGCAAGAATACATTTACAAGCTGTGAGAAAAATTGATTCTTCAATAaagaaacatataaataaaaaaaaaataagagaaattacaaatttattaatagatGCAAAAATTGGACCCAAGATACGTGGTCCACGATATAGAAGATTGCGTTGTATTAACAAATGTACAGAACAATCATGTGAACATTTTAATACTGCAATGTATACATTGAATAAATGTAAAGTTAATTCAGATCGATCTACTTTTCAAGATAGAAATAAACTTACAAAAATAACTCACTGTAAACGTGTTAAAAGTCAAACTAAGAATGTTAAAATGTcaaaaacattaaattttaatcataGTAAAATTGGCAAGAATCTCACTACTTCTAAAAAATCGGATAAGAATTATATTGCAAAACCggctataaataataataataataatatgaaaaataatgacAATGATAATGTTGATAATAATAACAGAGACAAGAATAAAAGATCAAGATATacaaagaaaaatgtgaaaattgtagaaaataacgatataacgattaAAGATCGAAAAAGAAAACTGATGCAAACAATTTGCAGAAATtcaaaatgcaataaaattaacgaagaaCTGCAAAAGagctataaaaaagaaatttcaaaaccgTGTAAAACAGATGCTGTTACTCAATGTTCTCTTCTTCAAGAACCTGCaataaagaatttgaaattgaacGATTTCGTGCAAAATAACGTTCGTAATGAACAATACacatttattaaaatagaatatgGTAGTGATTTTAAAGATATGAAATCTGAAATATATGAAACTACAAAGTTAGGTGATAAAAATAGAGGCCATCATTCTACATTTCGATCATCTACAGAAAAATGTGTATCTTGTACAAAAACTGCATCTAATTTACAGCACCCTATAAATTCAAATGTACTGTTAAGTAGCAATACTTTGAGTgcaaaagaacaaaataaattttcaccTGAAAGGGTATCTGCATTTGTACCTGTTAACATCCTGGATAATGATCTAAAAATTGCTCGTTTAAGGTCAATAGGATTTAAACCAATTGATTTTAGTAATAGCGATGAAGGTATTAACAGTCAagataaaagaaacaaagtaCTAAAACAAAGCGTTAccgaaaaatacaataaatacacAAATGAGGAAAACGATATTGTCGTTTATATGGATGATGAATTACAATATCAAGATATTGAGGATGAGGACAAAAATTCTTCATCTACCAGAGATAAAACTTTGAATTCAAAAATGTACACtgaacaattaaataaaatgattttagaAAAAGAACCATACAATTCACTATTAGAACAAGATTTAGAATCACCATGGCATGGGTGGAAAAAGATTGTAACAAATAAAGATACCTATTGGATAGGTTGGTAA
- the LOC100643662 gene encoding transcription initiation factor TFIID subunit 6 — translation MEYNNQDTLKMNESDSIYGTTLSQESIKVIAESIGVGNFPDEAAKDLAEDVSYRLKEIIQDAAKFMRHGKRQRMTTHDIDHALKIKNIEPTYGFFAKDHIPFRFASGGGRELHFVEEKEIDLNEVVSISGGQTWPKLPLEITLRAHWLCIDGVQPTIPENPPPVSKDVQKLESVDPTSKLTNKSQNIGVGKPGGGGKSQKLRNVETVHVKQLATHELSVEQQLYYKEITEACVGSDEARRAEALQSLSADPGLHEMLARMCTFIAEGVRVNVVQNHLALLIYLMRMVKALLDNPSLYLEKYLHELIPSIATCIVSRQLCMRPEVDNHWALRDFASRLMAQICKNFNTSTNNVQTRVTRMFSQALAKNSQTPLASLYGAIEGLCELGPEVIKALVIPKIKSVSERIESCIEGPGLSSVDKNGAGHIKTLLVKSVAPVLKTIRSPPDYVEDYKQDYGYIGPALCAAVAKARTQPATLTTTASTTTALTTSQQGPTCTGKTIVQAVTSSSPGQQTGRTIMLGTSRTAGGTTTAGGQKFVILQSRSQTPTTTNINTNAIQQQPQQQQQQQSQQQQVKLSQTNVTQQKAHIQSNAPKLVVVCMSSSSHGTTTVTQGNITAKTQNVFVTQQNVECSLSPEEDHSFQ, via the exons ATGGAATATAATAACCAAGATACTTTAAAGATGAATGAAAGCGACTCGATTTATGGAACTACCTTGTCGCAAGAATCAATAAAGGTAATTGCAGAAAGTATAGGTGTTGGTAATTTCCCAGATGAAGCTGCAAAAGATCTTGCGGAGGATGTAAGTTATAGACTTAAAGAAATCATACAG GATGCTGCTAAATTTATGAGACATGGCAAACGTCAACGAATGACAACACATGATATAGATCATGCtttgaagataaaaaatattgaaccCACGTATGGGTTTTTTGCCAAGGATCATATACCATTTCGCTTTGCTTCTGGTGGAGGTCGTGAATTACATTTTGTAGAGGAGAAAGAGATTGACCTCAATGAAGTGGTGTCAATATCTGGTGGACAAACATGGCCTAAATTACCTTTAGAAATTACACTACGTGCTCATTGGCTTTGCATAGATGGTGTTCAGCCTACAATACCAGAAAATCCACCTCCTGTTTCTAAAG ATGTTCAAAAGCTAGAAAGTGTTGATCCAACAAGTAAACTTACAAACAAAAGTCAGAACATTGGTGTTGGGAAACCAGGTGGTGGTGGTAAAAGTCAGAAATTACGTAATGTGGAAACAGTTCATGTCAAACAATTAGCCACTCATGAATTGAGCGTTGAAcagcaattatattataaagaaattacTGAAGCATGTGTTGGATCTGATGAAGCACGCAGAGCAGAAGCACTGCAGTCCCTCTCAGCTGACCCAGGTTTACATGAAATGTTAGCTCGGATGTGCACTTTTATTGCAGAAGGTGTACGTGTTAATGTAGTACAAAACCACCTTGCTCTTCTAATTTATCTAATGAGAATGGTTAAAGCTCTCTTGGACAATCCCAGCctttatttggaaaaatat ttacATGAATTAATACCATCTATCGCAACATGTATAGTTTCACGCCAATTATGTATGAGACCAGAAGTGGATAATCATTGGGCACTTCGCGATTTTGCATCACGCCTTATGGCtcaaatttgcaaaaattttaatacttcTACCAATAATGTACAAACTAGAGTAACTAGAATGTTTAGTCAGGCTTTAGCAAAAAATAGCCAG ACTCCGCTAGCGTCACTTTATGGTGCAATTGAAGGACTCTGTGAGTTAGGTCCAGAAGTAATTAAGGCATTAGTTATTCCTAAAATTAAATCTGTTTCAGAACGTATTGAATCATGTATTGAAGGACCAGGTCTATCAAGTGTAGATAAAAATGGAGCAGGTCATATAAAGACCCTATTAGTG AAATCGGTAGCTCCCGTTTTAAAGACTATACGATCTCCTCCAGATTATGTAGAAGATTACAAACAGGATTATGGTTATATAGGTCCTGCATTGTGCGCAGCCGTTGCAAAAGCTCGTACACAACCAGCAACATTAACAACAACTGCATCCACAACTACAGCTTTAACAACAAGTCAACAAGGTCCAACATGTACTGGAAAAACCATTGTACAAGCTG tgACAAGCTCTAGTCCCGGGCAACAAACTGGACGTACAATTATGCTTGGAACAAGTAGAACTGCTGGTGGAACAACTACAGCTGGAGgacaaaaatttgttattttgcaGTCTCGATCTCAAACACCAACCACTACAAATATTAATACTAATGCGATTCAACAACAACctcagcagcagcaacaacaacaatcgCAACAACAGCAAGTTAAACTAAGCCAAACCAATGTCACCCAACAAAAAGCACATATACAAAGTAATGCACCGAAATTGGTAGTTGTTTGTATGTCCAGTAGTAGTCATGGTACTACTACAGTAACTCAG GGGAACATAACAGCAAAAACACAGAACGTTTTTGTTACACAACAAAATGTTGAATGTTCATTGAGTCCAGAAGAAGACCATTCTTTTCAGTAA
- the LOC100643778 gene encoding RCC1 and BTB domain-containing protein 1 isoform X3, which yields MNISMYYDLKNWSIFSLLEPKFISNVRMAIVYGKAANETLIVTKDDMVYGIGNNTYGCLGTGDTHSTIYPKKIEALCGKSVKTFAYGKGPHVLALTEEGKVYSWGYNDYCELGNRSTNEGLTPTLIPSALNNEFVVDIACGGHHSLALTNKGEVYAWGHNVSGQVGCGTILSTVQPIPKLLHIVLNGKKVVHISCGDSSSVAVTDNGEVYSWGHNGVGQLGIGNCTSQAEPQKVATFAKIVIEKVVCGYMHTLALSDEGDLYVWGANSYGQLGLNTDSNVWIPTKNTSDLVIKVHGKPIHVHKAVLKIRCHYFRTMFQEHWVENSQSIIEHEQFSYDVYKTFLKYLYTNEVELSQENALELLDLANAYSENQLKRHCIQMINKKITVKNVAYLYSISIQYNAKELEEYCFKFALNHMTAVVQTEDFAKLDESIMRTFIVKAAQVGIFKT from the exons atgaatataagtaTGTATTATGATTTGAAGAATTGGTCAATATTTAGTTTATTAGAACCGAAATTTATATCGAATGTCCGTATGGCTATTGTATatg GTAAGGCAGCTAATGAAACCTTAATTGTAACAAAGGATGATATGGTGTATGGTATAGGAAACAATACCTATGGATGTCTTGGAACAGGTGATACTCATAGCACTATTTACCCAAAGAAAATTGAGGCACTGTGTGGTAAAAGCGTAAAAACTTTTGCATATGGCAAAGGTCCACATGTCTTGGCTCTCACTGAGGAAGGAAAG GTATATTCATGGGGTTATAATGATTATTGCGAATTAGGAAACAGATCTACCAACGAAGGTCTAACTCCAACACTTATACCATCAGCATTGAATAATGAATTTGTTGTTGATATAGCCTGCGGAGGTCATCATTCTCTTGCACTAACAAATAAAGGAGAG GTATATGCATGGGGTCACAATGTATCTGGACAAGTAGGTTGTGGTACTATCCTTAGTACAGTTCAACCTATACCAAAATTGCTGCATATTGTATTAAATGGCAAGAAAGTTGTTCACATTAGTTGTGGAGACTCATCCAGCGTAGCGGTTACGGATAATGGAGAAGTTTATAGTTGGGGTCATAATGGTGTTGGTCAACTAGGAATTGGAAATTGTACTAGTCAAGCAGAACCGCAAAAAGTAGCCACATTTGCAAAAATAGTAATAG AAAAAGTAGTTTGCGGTTACATGCATACTTTAGCATTGAGTGATGAAGGTGATCTTTATGTTTGGGGAGCTAACAGTTATGGACAACTAGGTCTTAATACAGACTCAAATGTTTGGATACCAACAaag AACACTAGCGATCTTGTAATTAAAGTACATGGAAAACCCATTCATGTACACAAAGCTGTTTTGAAGATACGCTGCCATTACTTCAGAACAATGTTTCAAGAGCATTGGGTAGAAAATAGTCaaag TATTATAGAGCATGAACAATTTTCCTATGACGTATACAAAACTTTCTTGAAATACTTATATACTAATGAAGTTGAGTTATCACAAGAAAATGCATtag AACTTTTAGATTTAGCTAATGCTTATTCTGAAAATCAGTTAAAACGACATTGTAtacaaatgataaataaaaagattacgGTTAAAAATGTCGCTTATCTATACAGCATCTCTATTCAGTACAATGCTAAG gaattggaagaatattgttttaaatttgctttaaaTCATATGACTGCAGTAGTACAGACAGAGGATTTTGCGAAACTAGATGAGAGTATAATGAGAACTTTCATAGTTAAAGCTGCTCAAGTGGGTATTTTTAAAACTTAG
- the LOC100643778 gene encoding RCC1 and BTB domain-containing protein 1 isoform X1: MNISMYYDLKNWSIFSLLEPKFISNVRMAIVYGKAANETLIVTKDDMVYGIGNNTYGCLGTGDTHSTIYPKKIEALCGKSVKTFAYGKGPHVLALTEEGKVYSWGYNDYCELGNRSTNEGLTPTLIPSALNNEFVVDIACGGHHSLALTNKGEVYAWGHNVSGQVGCGTILSTVQPIPKLLHIVLNGKKVVHISCGDSSSVAVTDNGEVYSWGHNGVGQLGIGNCTSQAEPQKVATFAKIVIEKVVCGYMHTLALSDEGDLYVWGANSYGQLGLNTDSNVWIPTKLQVPEMGRILDIATSHYHHISLAMSEGNRIFMWGQCLGQSIKVPTLTPLKCLYDALAYYAFPPVMHQPLNFHSDEEANIANSLKNAFDDPNTSDLVIKVHGKPIHVHKAVLKIRCHYFRTMFQEHWVENSQSIIEHEQFSYDVYKTFLKYLYTNEVELSQENALELLDLANAYSENQLKRHCIQMINKKITVKNVAYLYSISIQYNAKELEEYCFKFALNHMTAVVQTEDFAKLDESIMRTFIVKAAQVGIFKT, translated from the exons atgaatataagtaTGTATTATGATTTGAAGAATTGGTCAATATTTAGTTTATTAGAACCGAAATTTATATCGAATGTCCGTATGGCTATTGTATatg GTAAGGCAGCTAATGAAACCTTAATTGTAACAAAGGATGATATGGTGTATGGTATAGGAAACAATACCTATGGATGTCTTGGAACAGGTGATACTCATAGCACTATTTACCCAAAGAAAATTGAGGCACTGTGTGGTAAAAGCGTAAAAACTTTTGCATATGGCAAAGGTCCACATGTCTTGGCTCTCACTGAGGAAGGAAAG GTATATTCATGGGGTTATAATGATTATTGCGAATTAGGAAACAGATCTACCAACGAAGGTCTAACTCCAACACTTATACCATCAGCATTGAATAATGAATTTGTTGTTGATATAGCCTGCGGAGGTCATCATTCTCTTGCACTAACAAATAAAGGAGAG GTATATGCATGGGGTCACAATGTATCTGGACAAGTAGGTTGTGGTACTATCCTTAGTACAGTTCAACCTATACCAAAATTGCTGCATATTGTATTAAATGGCAAGAAAGTTGTTCACATTAGTTGTGGAGACTCATCCAGCGTAGCGGTTACGGATAATGGAGAAGTTTATAGTTGGGGTCATAATGGTGTTGGTCAACTAGGAATTGGAAATTGTACTAGTCAAGCAGAACCGCAAAAAGTAGCCACATTTGCAAAAATAGTAATAG AAAAAGTAGTTTGCGGTTACATGCATACTTTAGCATTGAGTGATGAAGGTGATCTTTATGTTTGGGGAGCTAACAGTTATGGACAACTAGGTCTTAATACAGACTCAAATGTTTGGATACCAACAaag CTGCAAGTACCCGAAATGGGAAGAATATTAGACATAGCAACTTCACATTATCATCACATAAGTCTAGCTATGAGTGAAGGCAATCGGATATTTATGTGGGGTCAGTGTCTTGGTCAGAGTATTAAAGTTCCAACACTCACTCCACTAAAATGTTTGTATGATGCTCTTGCATATTATGCGTTTCCACCCGTCATGCATCAGCCACTTAATTTTCACAGTGATGAAGAAGCAAATATAGCAAATAGTCTAAAAAATGCCTTTGATGATCca AACACTAGCGATCTTGTAATTAAAGTACATGGAAAACCCATTCATGTACACAAAGCTGTTTTGAAGATACGCTGCCATTACTTCAGAACAATGTTTCAAGAGCATTGGGTAGAAAATAGTCaaag TATTATAGAGCATGAACAATTTTCCTATGACGTATACAAAACTTTCTTGAAATACTTATATACTAATGAAGTTGAGTTATCACAAGAAAATGCATtag AACTTTTAGATTTAGCTAATGCTTATTCTGAAAATCAGTTAAAACGACATTGTAtacaaatgataaataaaaagattacgGTTAAAAATGTCGCTTATCTATACAGCATCTCTATTCAGTACAATGCTAAG gaattggaagaatattgttttaaatttgctttaaaTCATATGACTGCAGTAGTACAGACAGAGGATTTTGCGAAACTAGATGAGAGTATAATGAGAACTTTCATAGTTAAAGCTGCTCAAGTGGGTATTTTTAAAACTTAG
- the LOC100643778 gene encoding RCC1 and BTB domain-containing protein 1 isoform X2, producing the protein MSVWLLYMTGKAANETLIVTKDDMVYGIGNNTYGCLGTGDTHSTIYPKKIEALCGKSVKTFAYGKGPHVLALTEEGKVYSWGYNDYCELGNRSTNEGLTPTLIPSALNNEFVVDIACGGHHSLALTNKGEVYAWGHNVSGQVGCGTILSTVQPIPKLLHIVLNGKKVVHISCGDSSSVAVTDNGEVYSWGHNGVGQLGIGNCTSQAEPQKVATFAKIVIEKVVCGYMHTLALSDEGDLYVWGANSYGQLGLNTDSNVWIPTKLQVPEMGRILDIATSHYHHISLAMSEGNRIFMWGQCLGQSIKVPTLTPLKCLYDALAYYAFPPVMHQPLNFHSDEEANIANSLKNAFDDPNTSDLVIKVHGKPIHVHKAVLKIRCHYFRTMFQEHWVENSQSIIEHEQFSYDVYKTFLKYLYTNEVELSQENALELLDLANAYSENQLKRHCIQMINKKITVKNVAYLYSISIQYNAKELEEYCFKFALNHMTAVVQTEDFAKLDESIMRTFIVKAAQVGIFKT; encoded by the exons ATGTCCGTATGGCTATTGTATatg ACAGGTAAGGCAGCTAATGAAACCTTAATTGTAACAAAGGATGATATGGTGTATGGTATAGGAAACAATACCTATGGATGTCTTGGAACAGGTGATACTCATAGCACTATTTACCCAAAGAAAATTGAGGCACTGTGTGGTAAAAGCGTAAAAACTTTTGCATATGGCAAAGGTCCACATGTCTTGGCTCTCACTGAGGAAGGAAAG GTATATTCATGGGGTTATAATGATTATTGCGAATTAGGAAACAGATCTACCAACGAAGGTCTAACTCCAACACTTATACCATCAGCATTGAATAATGAATTTGTTGTTGATATAGCCTGCGGAGGTCATCATTCTCTTGCACTAACAAATAAAGGAGAG GTATATGCATGGGGTCACAATGTATCTGGACAAGTAGGTTGTGGTACTATCCTTAGTACAGTTCAACCTATACCAAAATTGCTGCATATTGTATTAAATGGCAAGAAAGTTGTTCACATTAGTTGTGGAGACTCATCCAGCGTAGCGGTTACGGATAATGGAGAAGTTTATAGTTGGGGTCATAATGGTGTTGGTCAACTAGGAATTGGAAATTGTACTAGTCAAGCAGAACCGCAAAAAGTAGCCACATTTGCAAAAATAGTAATAG AAAAAGTAGTTTGCGGTTACATGCATACTTTAGCATTGAGTGATGAAGGTGATCTTTATGTTTGGGGAGCTAACAGTTATGGACAACTAGGTCTTAATACAGACTCAAATGTTTGGATACCAACAaag CTGCAAGTACCCGAAATGGGAAGAATATTAGACATAGCAACTTCACATTATCATCACATAAGTCTAGCTATGAGTGAAGGCAATCGGATATTTATGTGGGGTCAGTGTCTTGGTCAGAGTATTAAAGTTCCAACACTCACTCCACTAAAATGTTTGTATGATGCTCTTGCATATTATGCGTTTCCACCCGTCATGCATCAGCCACTTAATTTTCACAGTGATGAAGAAGCAAATATAGCAAATAGTCTAAAAAATGCCTTTGATGATCca AACACTAGCGATCTTGTAATTAAAGTACATGGAAAACCCATTCATGTACACAAAGCTGTTTTGAAGATACGCTGCCATTACTTCAGAACAATGTTTCAAGAGCATTGGGTAGAAAATAGTCaaag TATTATAGAGCATGAACAATTTTCCTATGACGTATACAAAACTTTCTTGAAATACTTATATACTAATGAAGTTGAGTTATCACAAGAAAATGCATtag AACTTTTAGATTTAGCTAATGCTTATTCTGAAAATCAGTTAAAACGACATTGTAtacaaatgataaataaaaagattacgGTTAAAAATGTCGCTTATCTATACAGCATCTCTATTCAGTACAATGCTAAG gaattggaagaatattgttttaaatttgctttaaaTCATATGACTGCAGTAGTACAGACAGAGGATTTTGCGAAACTAGATGAGAGTATAATGAGAACTTTCATAGTTAAAGCTGCTCAAGTGGGTATTTTTAAAACTTAG